A part of Paraliobacillus zengyii genomic DNA contains:
- a CDS encoding YhcN/YlaJ family sporulation lipoprotein — protein sequence MIKYTMIFLSIFFILAGCQGQEEEENLANQGNEDHVLHVKDSEVSQNEDGSNQEIAKHLANLANNVPDVNEATAIIAGPYAVVGIDVDKEIDRTRVGSIKYAVTEALHDDPYGKTAMVIADADATERIKAMARSVQSGDPVSGVMEELSAIVGRYMPELPPENTNQGEKDSNKQSIPENEEKELEDIQEEQSNNHLNQEE from the coding sequence TTGATAAAATATACGATGATCTTTTTATCCATATTTTTTATCCTTGCAGGTTGTCAGGGGCAAGAAGAAGAAGAGAATTTAGCTAATCAAGGAAACGAGGATCATGTCCTACATGTAAAAGATTCTGAAGTATCACAAAATGAGGATGGATCAAATCAAGAAATCGCAAAACATTTAGCAAATTTAGCAAATAATGTACCTGATGTTAATGAAGCAACGGCAATTATTGCTGGTCCTTATGCGGTAGTTGGAATAGACGTAGATAAAGAAATAGATCGGACAAGAGTTGGATCTATCAAATACGCTGTTACAGAAGCATTACATGACGATCCTTATGGAAAGACTGCAATGGTTATTGCGGATGCAGATGCTACAGAACGAATTAAAGCCATGGCCCGTAGTGTACAGTCTGGTGATCCAGTAAGTGGAGTTATGGAAGAATTATCTGCCATTGTAGGCCGATATATGCCAGAGTTACCACCTGAAAACACAAATCAAGGTGAAAAAGACTCTAATAAACAGTCAATTCCAGAAAATGAAGAAAAAGAATTAGAAGATATTCAAGAAGAACAATCAAATAACCATCTTAATCAAGAAGAATAG
- a CDS encoding YlaN family protein, with protein sequence MIPEVIVSKAEKAYVLLQEDADKILKLIRVQMDNLTMPQCPLYEEVLDTHMFGLSREIDFAVRLNLISEEEGKQLLESLERQLNLLHEAAQQSM encoded by the coding sequence GTGATACCTGAAGTAATCGTAAGTAAAGCAGAAAAAGCCTATGTACTTTTACAAGAAGACGCAGATAAAATCCTGAAGCTTATAAGAGTTCAAATGGATAATTTAACAATGCCTCAATGTCCACTATACGAGGAAGTGTTAGACACACATATGTTTGGCCTTTCGAGAGAGATTGATTTTGCGGTTCGTTTAAACTTAATCTCAGAAGAAGAAGGTAAACAACTTTTGGAAAGTTTAGAAAGACAATTGAATTTGTTACACGAAGCTGCACAACAATCGATGTAG
- the ftsW gene encoding putative lipid II flippase FtsW, with protein MKQKWKMFDFTLAFTPLILAIFGIIMIYSSSMVIAVMDGKAPSYYMLKQLQWFIIGLVFFIFCSFFNYRHYQKVMKFIIIGLILMLVVVLFEDPVKGARSWLYIGPFSVQPAEFVKLGLIMYLASVYAKKQSYLNNFTAGVLPPLVMTGILLGLIFFQPDIGTAAIIFLIACSVIFSAGIKLRHLSLLFVFGAVFIVFVGSDMLTTERLSRFTGAYQPFTNPEDGGYQLIQSYIAIGTGGLDGLGLGQSVQKLGYLTEGYNDFIMAVIAEELGFIGVIIVIGLLAIIVLRGLFIAKICQDSFGSLLAIGISSMVGIQAFINLGAISGLLPITGVTLPFVSYGGSSLLVLMISMGILNNVARHVKKSLSDSASGHINDQQETKDRRIRPVRAYNS; from the coding sequence ATGAAGCAAAAATGGAAAATGTTTGACTTTACACTAGCTTTTACGCCATTAATTCTCGCTATTTTTGGTATTATAATGATATATAGTTCAAGTATGGTTATTGCAGTAATGGACGGTAAGGCACCTAGTTATTATATGCTCAAACAGTTGCAATGGTTTATTATCGGTTTAGTTTTTTTCATTTTCTGTAGTTTTTTTAACTATCGTCATTATCAAAAGGTAATGAAATTCATTATAATAGGTCTAATTTTAATGTTAGTAGTGGTTCTTTTTGAAGATCCGGTGAAAGGAGCACGATCATGGCTTTATATTGGTCCATTTTCAGTACAACCTGCTGAATTTGTGAAATTAGGATTAATTATGTATTTAGCTTCTGTATATGCTAAAAAACAAAGTTATCTAAATAATTTCACTGCAGGTGTGTTGCCTCCACTTGTGATGACTGGTATTTTATTAGGCTTGATTTTTTTTCAACCAGATATAGGAACAGCAGCAATTATTTTTTTAATCGCTTGTTCTGTTATCTTTAGTGCAGGAATTAAACTTAGACATCTATCCTTATTATTTGTGTTTGGTGCAGTCTTTATTGTCTTTGTAGGTTCTGATATGTTGACTACTGAGCGTCTTTCAAGATTTACAGGTGCATACCAACCTTTTACTAACCCTGAAGATGGTGGTTATCAGCTGATCCAATCGTATATTGCAATTGGAACAGGTGGATTGGACGGGTTAGGTTTAGGACAAAGCGTACAGAAACTTGGTTATTTAACAGAAGGATATAATGATTTTATTATGGCTGTAATAGCAGAAGAACTTGGTTTTATAGGTGTTATTATTGTAATCGGTTTGTTAGCTATTATTGTCTTAAGAGGTTTATTTATCGCAAAAATTTGTCAAGATAGTTTTGGTTCCTTATTAGCTATTGGAATTTCCTCCATGGTTGGGATCCAAGCATTTATTAATTTAGGTGCAATAAGTGGACTGTTGCCAATTACAGGAGTAACATTACCATTTGTTAGTTATGGAGGATCATCTTTATTAGTATTAATGATCTCAATGGGTATCTTAAATAATGTCGCACGTCACGTAAAAAAATCATTATCTGATTCTGCCTCAGGACACATTAATGATCAACAAGAAACAAAGGATAGGAGAATACGCCCTGTTCGTGCGTATAATAGTTAA
- the cyoE gene encoding heme o synthase, with translation MDKAETPSRKMLTNTAESGKKSIASDLKALLKTGIIQSNVMTAFAGFWVALYYNNMQVHTHWLSLALMLIGTALVIGGGCVLNNYYDRDIDPVMSRTKKRPTVTGTIPLSVILALGIGLSIMGIVVLLFITWQAALVAAFGWFAYVVLYTMWSKRRYTLNTAIGSLSGAVPPLIGWAAVDPNLSLAAWALFGIMFVWQTPHFLALAMKKTEEYRAANIPMLPVIYGFKVTKRQIIMYIICLLPLPFLLSELGTVFIILASVLNIIWLTLALNGFKKMDDLKWANRLFVYSLFYLMILCISMVVLTLPSVI, from the coding sequence ATGGATAAGGCAGAAACACCATCACGTAAGATGTTAACGAATACTGCTGAAAGTGGAAAAAAAAGTATCGCATCCGATTTAAAGGCATTGTTAAAAACAGGAATTATTCAATCGAATGTCATGACAGCTTTTGCAGGCTTTTGGGTTGCATTATACTATAACAATATGCAAGTGCATACACACTGGTTATCATTAGCATTGATGTTAATAGGCACTGCTTTGGTTATTGGTGGAGGCTGTGTGTTAAATAATTATTATGACCGTGATATTGATCCAGTGATGTCGCGTACGAAAAAACGCCCAACAGTAACTGGAACGATCCCATTATCTGTTATATTAGCTTTAGGTATAGGGCTATCAATCATGGGTATTGTTGTTTTGTTATTTATTACGTGGCAAGCAGCATTAGTAGCTGCATTCGGTTGGTTCGCTTATGTTGTCTTATATACAATGTGGTCTAAAAGAAGATATACATTAAACACAGCAATAGGTAGTCTTTCTGGCGCTGTTCCTCCGTTAATAGGTTGGGCGGCTGTAGATCCAAACCTTTCTTTAGCTGCCTGGGCATTATTCGGTATTATGTTTGTTTGGCAGACACCGCACTTCCTAGCGCTAGCAATGAAAAAAACGGAAGAATATAGGGCGGCTAATATTCCAATGTTACCTGTCATTTATGGATTTAAGGTTACTAAACGGCAGATTATTATGTATATTATTTGTTTACTACCTCTTCCATTCCTTCTCAGTGAACTTGGTACAGTATTTATAATTTTGGCTAGTGTGTTAAATATTATTTGGCTTACATTAGCATTAAATGGATTTAAAAAGATGGATGATTTAAAATGGGCGAATCGCTTATTTGTTTATTCTCTATTTTATTTAATGATTCTATGCATTAGTATGGTGGTTTTAACGCTACCATCTGTTATATAA
- a CDS encoding DUF420 domain-containing protein yields MPFLPTLSTAFIILSAILVAIGWLLIVKKKYKAHKYTMISAAISALLFFIIYASRTVFVGNTSFGGPDDLKIYYTIYLVFHIILATTGAVFGIVTLTLAFKRNIIKHRKLGPITSIIWFFVAITGTIVYALLYVFYESGETTSMIKAILGF; encoded by the coding sequence ATGCCATTTTTACCTACACTAAGCACAGCTTTTATTATTTTAAGTGCAATACTTGTTGCAATTGGCTGGCTCTTAATCGTTAAGAAGAAATACAAGGCACATAAATACACGATGATAAGTGCGGCTATAAGTGCATTATTATTTTTTATTATCTATGCATCTCGAACAGTTTTTGTAGGCAACACTAGTTTTGGTGGTCCTGATGATCTGAAGATTTATTATACGATATATTTGGTTTTTCATATTATTTTAGCAACAACAGGTGCGGTTTTTGGAATTGTAACACTTACCCTTGCTTTTAAACGGAATATTATAAAACATCGTAAGTTGGGACCAATAACGAGTATTATTTGGTTCTTTGTAGCTATAACTGGTACTATAGTGTATGCACTCTTATACGTATTTTATGAGAGTGGCGAGACAACTAGTATGATTAAAGCAATACTTGGATTTTAA
- the ytvI gene encoding sporulation integral membrane protein YtvI: MFRYLSKRHWILILLALLLILIGYFVLPVSIPLILAFFTALFLNPTIRWLQFRFKINRKFAVTIVFLVFILIVGIIGTYTVTSVVKHVVTLAENTPTYVNQINGKVIEWEADLDRVMKDLPTEFVDQVKDSIKENVLIVNETIKNNLQLENIAGYVAAVPQYIVSFIVYLIALFLFMIELPLLKSKSYYYLTADTAEKARFMSARLSYVVLGFLKAQFLVSTVIFVISLLGLLFIFPEYALIMSLIIWVIDFIPIIGSIAVLGPWSLYMYITGDIVLGSQLAVLAIVLLIIRRTVEPKVMGRHIGLSPLATLIAMYIGLQLIGLLGFIIGPLFVIAFNSAKEAGIIKLKFKI; the protein is encoded by the coding sequence TTGTTCCGTTATCTTAGTAAACGTCATTGGATATTAATTTTATTAGCATTACTACTTATTTTGATTGGTTACTTTGTATTACCTGTTTCTATTCCGCTAATACTTGCCTTTTTTACAGCATTATTCTTGAACCCTACCATTCGATGGTTACAATTTCGCTTTAAGATAAATCGGAAGTTTGCAGTTACTATTGTCTTTCTGGTATTTATATTAATTGTCGGAATTATTGGTACATATACAGTTACAAGTGTTGTAAAGCATGTCGTTACACTTGCTGAGAATACGCCAACATATGTCAATCAAATAAATGGAAAAGTCATAGAGTGGGAAGCTGATTTGGACCGTGTGATGAAGGATCTACCTACAGAATTTGTAGATCAGGTAAAAGATAGTATAAAGGAAAATGTATTGATTGTTAACGAAACAATTAAAAATAACCTACAGCTTGAAAACATCGCCGGTTATGTAGCTGCCGTACCACAATACATTGTGAGCTTTATCGTTTACTTAATTGCTTTATTCTTGTTTATGATCGAATTACCACTTTTGAAATCAAAATCTTATTATTATCTCACTGCAGATACAGCAGAGAAAGCTCGGTTTATGAGTGCACGATTATCTTATGTTGTCTTAGGCTTTCTGAAAGCACAGTTTCTAGTTAGCACAGTTATTTTTGTCATATCGTTGCTAGGCCTACTATTTATTTTCCCGGAATACGCGTTAATTATGTCACTTATTATTTGGGTTATTGATTTCATCCCAATCATTGGATCAATTGCAGTTTTAGGACCGTGGTCGTTGTATATGTATATAACCGGTGACATCGTACTTGGATCACAACTAGCTGTGCTCGCTATTGTTCTTTTAATTATTCGGAGAACCGTGGAACCCAAGGTAATGGGGAGACATATCGGTTTATCACCATTGGCAACATTGATTGCCATGTATATTGGTCTTCAATTAATTGGTTTGCTTGGTTTTATAATAGGTCCACTGTTTGTTATCGCTTTTAATTCAGCAAAAGAAGCTGGGATTATCAAATTAAAATTTAAAATTTAA
- a CDS encoding CBS domain-containing protein has product MKTVKDIMTQDVTYCSPDDSLIKAAEMMKQHNVGAIPVCQDNKEIMGMVTDRDLVLRGYALDKPGTTKIKEVMTDHLITAEQNTNVQEASSIMAEHQIRRLPIVENKKIVGIVALGDLSLDDKSNMAAGHALEEISERPELH; this is encoded by the coding sequence ATGAAAACTGTAAAAGATATAATGACGCAGGACGTTACTTATTGTTCCCCAGATGACTCGCTTATTAAAGCAGCTGAAATGATGAAGCAACATAACGTTGGTGCTATTCCAGTTTGTCAAGATAACAAAGAAATAATGGGTATGGTGACTGACCGTGATTTAGTCCTTAGAGGTTATGCTTTAGATAAACCAGGAACAACAAAAATTAAAGAAGTTATGACAGATCATCTTATTACAGCAGAACAAAACACTAATGTTCAAGAAGCAAGTTCTATTATGGCAGAACATCAAATTAGACGCTTACCAATTGTAGAAAACAAGAAAATTGTCGGTATTGTCGCATTAGGTGACTTATCATTAGATGACAAGTCAAATATGGCTGCTGGGCATGCATTAGAAGAAATTTCAGAACGTCCAGAATTACACTAA
- a CDS encoding CAP domain-containing protein, which produces MKNVVKRVLFVFLLGAGVFYMLQGKVGTQEVISNVESLMSQKEIVNDAKVSPVYIASKTTTHNGVFSWIGETTDALREEKGEPIRKDLSPYGYTWWVYQNGDDQYIQFGVKEKRIVTLYATGVESNFDPIKIGTSYQVLAEEYQFEDQISFSTYTFKLTEEDKKMRPLKQINENLFIQFYFDSYNEVLSSFRLMTEEVLLMQQPYEISFRGKLPESPFVSEEDWQSIASGEEQQIFAITNVIRNRFDRDQLVWNESVQEVAYNHSKDMEKNNYFSHYSQSGASLKERLEVNDEIYKLAGENIAAQYVDAPAAVEGWLNSDGHREALLKKEYTDLGVGVYRDYYTQNFLGK; this is translated from the coding sequence ATGAAAAATGTAGTAAAAAGAGTCCTCTTTGTTTTTTTATTAGGTGCAGGTGTTTTTTATATGTTACAAGGAAAAGTGGGAACGCAGGAAGTAATATCTAATGTTGAGAGTTTGATGAGCCAAAAAGAAATAGTAAACGATGCTAAAGTATCGCCAGTATATATAGCCTCAAAGACAACTACTCACAATGGAGTATTTAGTTGGATTGGTGAAACAACAGATGCACTACGAGAAGAAAAAGGGGAGCCAATTCGTAAAGATTTAAGTCCATATGGGTATACGTGGTGGGTTTATCAAAATGGTGATGACCAGTACATACAATTTGGCGTGAAGGAGAAAAGGATTGTTACGCTCTATGCTACTGGAGTTGAATCTAACTTTGACCCGATTAAAATTGGGACATCTTATCAAGTATTAGCAGAAGAATATCAATTTGAAGATCAAATTAGTTTTTCTACTTATACATTTAAACTTACAGAAGAAGATAAGAAAATGAGACCATTAAAACAGATTAATGAAAATCTTTTCATTCAATTTTATTTTGATTCATACAATGAAGTATTGTCGTCATTTCGGTTAATGACAGAAGAAGTCTTGCTGATGCAGCAACCTTATGAAATTAGCTTTCGTGGTAAACTTCCTGAATCGCCATTTGTTTCAGAAGAGGATTGGCAGTCTATTGCTTCGGGTGAAGAACAACAAATTTTCGCAATAACAAATGTAATTAGAAATAGATTTGATAGAGATCAACTTGTATGGAATGAATCAGTGCAAGAAGTTGCTTATAACCATAGTAAAGATATGGAAAAAAATAATTATTTCTCTCATTATTCACAATCAGGAGCAAGCCTTAAAGAACGATTAGAAGTAAATGATGAAATATACAAATTAGCAGGAGAAAACATTGCAGCGCAATATGTAGATGCTCCTGCTGCTGTTGAGGGCTGGTTAAATAGTGACGGGCACCGAGAGGCACTTCTAAAAAAAGAATATACAGATTTAGGTGTTGGTGTTTACCGTGACTATTATACACAAAACTTTTTAGGTAAGTAA
- a CDS encoding YlbD family protein — MSNPELDPSIAKFKKFVQEHPGLIREVRNGNKRWQDFYEQWVLLGEDDSSWETYLKDASSKKVEEPAKKKKSKQEWMKQVTGLMEKVDMNKMEGNIEQLNGAITNIQSLLAQFKDENQQTPTKPSNPSTRRPFQFYRD; from the coding sequence GTGTCTAATCCTGAACTGGATCCGAGCATTGCAAAATTCAAAAAATTTGTTCAAGAACATCCAGGCTTAATTAGAGAAGTTCGAAATGGGAATAAAAGGTGGCAAGATTTCTATGAACAATGGGTGTTATTAGGAGAAGATGATTCAAGTTGGGAAACGTATCTCAAAGATGCATCCAGTAAAAAGGTAGAAGAGCCTGCCAAAAAAAAGAAAAGTAAACAAGAGTGGATGAAACAAGTAACAGGTTTGATGGAAAAAGTAGATATGAATAAAATGGAAGGGAATATTGAGCAATTAAATGGAGCCATTACAAACATCCAATCATTACTGGCTCAATTTAAAGATGAAAATCAACAAACGCCAACTAAACCATCAAATCCATCAACACGTAGACCTTTTCAGTTTTATCGTGATTAG
- a CDS encoding YlbE-like family protein, whose product MFFLRNQPIWYRTLSRDPTQFEQFEKEAKSYLGKTIPQRVEKVSEQMQMMAMFLQMASAWKD is encoded by the coding sequence TTGTTTTTTCTGCGTAATCAACCAATTTGGTATCGAACATTATCGAGAGATCCTACCCAATTTGAGCAATTCGAAAAAGAAGCAAAAAGTTACCTTGGTAAAACGATTCCGCAACGTGTTGAGAAAGTATCGGAACAAATGCAAATGATGGCAATGTTTCTTCAAATGGCAAGTGCTTGGAAAGATTAG
- a CDS encoding YlbF family regulator has translation MLATSEIVDLIDESERIGQMIMQSELMIDYIEAKEALANDKEAQRLITTFHDKKEQYEEVQRFGRYHPDYSAITKEIRATKREMDMNDYVAKFKITERNVQTLLDEVSERIAQSVSSQVKVPKDGALLTDSGCGCGSGGGCGCAS, from the coding sequence GTGTTAGCTACATCTGAAATTGTTGATTTGATAGATGAATCTGAACGTATTGGTCAAATGATTATGCAATCAGAACTCATGATTGATTATATAGAAGCAAAAGAAGCATTGGCAAATGATAAAGAAGCACAGCGTCTTATTACTACTTTCCATGATAAAAAGGAACAGTATGAAGAAGTACAGAGGTTTGGGCGTTATCATCCGGACTATAGTGCGATTACGAAAGAAATTCGTGCAACGAAGCGAGAGATGGATATGAATGATTACGTTGCAAAATTTAAAATTACGGAACGAAATGTGCAAACATTATTAGATGAGGTTAGTGAACGTATTGCACAAAGTGTTAGTAGTCAAGTTAAAGTGCCAAAAGATGGCGCATTATTAACAGACAGTGGATGTGGTTGCGGATCTGGTGGCGGTTGCGGCTGTGCATCATAG
- a CDS encoding YlbG family protein — MRTQRQGLIIWFQHMKNMKQIKRYGHLIYVSRNLKYAVVYVDKEEVDDKLIKLEKLPFITRVEKSFKPFIRTEFENAKKDKAKEYDYKMGI, encoded by the coding sequence ATGCGAACACAACGACAAGGACTTATTATTTGGTTTCAACATATGAAAAATATGAAACAAATCAAGCGGTACGGCCATCTCATTTATGTTTCAAGAAATTTGAAGTATGCTGTAGTATACGTTGATAAAGAAGAAGTAGATGACAAACTAATAAAGTTAGAGAAGCTTCCCTTCATTACACGTGTAGAGAAGTCCTTTAAACCATTTATCAGAACAGAGTTTGAAAATGCTAAAAAGGATAAAGCGAAAGAGTATGATTACAAGATGGGAATTTAG
- the rsmD gene encoding 16S rRNA (guanine(966)-N(2))-methyltransferase RsmD, whose translation MRVIAGTYKGRRLQSVPNNLTRPTTDKVKEALFQMIGPYFEGGMCLDLFAGSGALGIEALSRGMDKVIFVDQQSKAIQTIYANLEILDLEDHAEVFRTEAFRALKAAGKRDLTFDLVFLDPPYEKISYEKLLEALLTYKLVTDKTIIVCEHERRQSLPDYYEGFHKLKTERYSNSTAISLYKKGEEKNE comes from the coding sequence ATGAGAGTGATTGCAGGTACATATAAAGGTCGGAGATTACAGTCCGTTCCGAATAATTTAACCAGACCAACAACAGATAAAGTAAAGGAAGCTTTATTTCAAATGATTGGTCCATATTTTGAAGGTGGAATGTGTTTAGATTTATTTGCAGGCAGCGGCGCATTAGGAATAGAAGCATTAAGCAGAGGGATGGACAAAGTTATATTCGTTGATCAACAGTCAAAAGCAATTCAAACTATCTATGCCAATCTGGAAATTTTAGATCTAGAAGATCATGCTGAGGTATTCCGGACAGAAGCATTTCGTGCATTAAAGGCTGCTGGTAAAAGAGACCTAACCTTTGATCTTGTCTTTCTTGATCCGCCTTATGAAAAGATATCATACGAGAAACTACTAGAAGCTTTACTAACCTATAAGCTTGTAACGGATAAAACAATTATTGTTTGTGAACATGAAAGAAGACAATCATTACCTGACTATTACGAAGGTTTTCACAAGTTGAAAACGGAAAGATACAGTAATTCAACTGCTATTTCATTATATAAGAAGGGAGAAGAAAAGAATGAATGA
- the coaD gene encoding pantetheine-phosphate adenylyltransferase codes for MNERLAICPGSFDPITFGHLDIIQRAAKVFDHVIVAVFNNQSKSPLFTVDERMKMLELVTANIPNVSIDSHGGLLVDYAREKNAQAIVRGLRAVSDFEYELQITSMNRKLNEDVETFFIMTNNQYSFLSSSMVKEVAKYKGNVSDLVPEVVDKALKEKFIEQQKNS; via the coding sequence ATGAATGAGAGGCTAGCGATTTGTCCTGGTAGTTTCGATCCAATTACTTTTGGTCATTTGGATATTATTCAACGGGCAGCAAAAGTATTTGATCATGTAATAGTAGCTGTATTTAATAACCAATCAAAATCACCCTTATTTACAGTCGATGAAAGAATGAAGATGCTTGAATTAGTTACAGCTAATATACCAAACGTTTCAATTGATTCGCATGGGGGTCTATTAGTTGATTATGCACGAGAAAAGAATGCGCAAGCAATTGTGCGAGGCCTTCGTGCAGTTAGTGACTTTGAATATGAGTTACAAATAACTTCAATGAATCGCAAACTAAATGAAGATGTAGAAACTTTTTTTATCATGACTAATAATCAATATTCCTTTTTAAGTTCTAGTATGGTGAAAGAGGTAGCTAAATATAAAGGCAATGTATCTGATTTAGTTCCAGAAGTGGTCGACAAGGCCTTAAAAGAAAAATTTATTGAACAGCAAAAAAACAGCTAA
- the ylbJ gene encoding sporulation integral membrane protein YlbJ, translating to MKSKTKSGFLASIALFVAVALITFPKDALEASIRGIDMWWGTVFPSLLPFFVTAELLIGFGVVRFIGVLFEPIMRPVFNVPGVGSFVWAMGMASGYPSGAKLTARLRQEKQLTKIEAERLVSFTNASNPLFIIAAVSVGFFHDASLGFLLAVVHYSSNALVGVCMRFYGKEKELKPRYRVKGLAIGRAFSELHETRLKDSRPFGKIFGDAITQSVQTLLMIGGFIIMFSVFTALLHAIGLATFISNGIGVVLVAFNLPSELALPLFSGLFEITLGAQMIANTNMTDLLPQAVILSFIFAFNGFSVQAQVASILAETDIRFIPYFFARILHGIFASCLVILLFPYLYSNQALETRKLIPAFLSTETQGSFQLYTAIQEYGPIITLASLFVAFLILLSRIRAQKNS from the coding sequence TTGAAATCAAAAACGAAGTCAGGCTTCTTAGCAAGCATAGCACTATTTGTTGCTGTAGCGCTGATTACTTTTCCAAAAGATGCACTAGAAGCAAGTATACGCGGAATTGATATGTGGTGGGGAACAGTTTTCCCTTCTTTACTTCCTTTTTTTGTTACAGCAGAGTTATTAATTGGTTTTGGTGTGGTTCGTTTTATTGGCGTTTTATTTGAACCAATCATGCGTCCTGTATTTAATGTCCCTGGGGTTGGAAGCTTTGTCTGGGCAATGGGCATGGCAAGCGGCTATCCATCTGGCGCTAAATTAACAGCAAGACTGCGACAAGAAAAACAATTAACTAAAATAGAAGCAGAACGGTTAGTCTCTTTTACTAACGCTTCAAATCCTTTGTTTATTATTGCAGCAGTATCAGTTGGCTTCTTTCATGATGCCTCACTAGGATTTCTGCTTGCTGTCGTACATTATTCCAGTAATGCACTTGTTGGTGTGTGCATGCGTTTTTACGGTAAGGAGAAAGAGCTTAAACCAAGATATAGAGTGAAAGGACTTGCCATTGGTAGAGCATTTAGTGAACTGCATGAGACACGATTAAAAGATAGTAGACCTTTTGGTAAAATTTTTGGTGATGCTATCACGCAATCCGTACAAACATTATTAATGATTGGTGGATTTATCATTATGTTTTCTGTGTTTACCGCACTACTTCACGCTATTGGTCTAGCAACCTTTATTTCTAATGGGATCGGCGTGGTACTTGTAGCTTTTAATTTACCAAGCGAACTAGCATTACCATTATTCTCAGGTCTCTTTGAAATTACACTTGGTGCCCAAATGATTGCTAATACAAATATGACCGATCTTTTACCACAAGCTGTTATTTTAAGTTTTATCTTTGCTTTTAATGGTTTTTCCGTACAAGCACAAGTAGCTAGCATACTAGCAGAAACAGATATTCGCTTCATCCCCTACTTTTTCGCAAGAATTTTACATGGTATATTTGCAAGTTGCTTAGTTATTTTACTATTTCCGTATTTATATTCCAATCAAGCACTAGAAACAAGAAAATTAATTCCTGCTTTCTTATCAACGGAAACACAAGGATCTTTCCAATTGTATACAGCTATCCAAGAATACGGACCAATTATCACACTAGCTTCCCTTTTCGTTGCATTTTTAATTCTTCTTAGTCGGATTCGAGCCCAAAAAAACAGCTAA